A single window of Rhizophagus irregularis chromosome 28, complete sequence DNA harbors:
- a CDS encoding uncharacterized protein (SECRETED:cutsite_VNA-LP; SECRETED:prob_0.8359); SECRETED:SignalP(1-17) — protein sequence MKFSGILLLVALSMVNALPHSGYPIAESYPIASYPIAERFEGNPKDLNNPAAESYPIAERFEGNPKDLNNPAAESYPIAKRSEGNSKDLNNPAAESYPIAERSEGNLKDLNNPTAESYPIAERSEGNPKDLNNPTAKSYPIAERSEGNPKDLNNPTIESYLIAERSEGNPKDLNNPTAELYPIAKRFEGNPKDLNNPTAESYPIAS from the coding sequence ATGAAGTTTTCTGGAATTCTTTTATTAGTCGCCCTCTCCATGGTAAATGCTTTACCGCATTCTGGATATCCAATTGCTGAATCATACCCAATTGCATCATACCCAATTGCTGAAAGATTCGAAGGGAATCCAAAAGATCTGAATAATCCAGCTGCCGAATCATATCCAATTGCTGAAAGATTCGAAGGGAATCCAAAAGATCTGAATAATCCAGCTGCCGAATCATATCCAATTGCCAAAAGATCTGAAGGGAATTCAAAAGATCTGAATAATCCAGCTGCCGAATCATACCCAATTGCCGAAAGATCTGAAGGGAATCTAAAAGATCTGAATAATCCAACTGCTGAATCATATCCAATTGCCGAAAGATCCGAAGGGAATCCAAAAGATCTGAATAATCCAACTGCCAAATCATACCCAATTGCTGAAAGATCCGAAGGGAATCCAAAAGATCTGAATAATCCAACTATCGAATCATACCTAATTGCCGAAAGATCTGAAGGAAATCCAAAAGATCTGAATAATCCAACTGCCGAATTATATCCAATTGCCAAAAGATTTGAAGGAAATCCAAAAGATCTGAATAATCCAACTGCCGAATCATACCCAATTGCATCATAA